In the Flavobacterium sp. J372 genome, one interval contains:
- a CDS encoding efflux transporter outer membrane subunit yields MKQNIYKILGMAAIALFAQSCFTAKEYTRPEVKAENLYREQAVAQDSASLADISWDKLFTDPILQQHISTGLQKNFDIRIAMQNITIANSSLRQAKAAYFPTVNAGADWTHQELSKNSQLGALFSSASGGGRVNVDQYQLTATLGWEADIWGRIRSGKRAANAAYLQSIAANQAVKTEVITNIAAAYYQLLSLDAQLKVTEATLVNRNESVDAIKALKDAGTVNEVGVKQTEAQKYATEIIIEDLKNNITLMENYISILTGESPHAIARSTFDAQVPNPEIKTGFSASLLKNRPDVVAAEYEMINRFELKNVARAAFYPTLRLTATGGLQTIDIKEWFSVNSIFANIVTGIAQPIFNQRQIRTRYEIAEAERMQAYIQFEQALVNAGREVSDALANYNNETKKITIRENQVDALKKAAGYSDELLTYGMVNYLEVLVAKDDALNAELSLIDNRYRQFEAIINLYKALGGGWR; encoded by the coding sequence ATGAAACAGAATATATATAAAATATTGGGTATGGCAGCCATAGCGCTGTTTGCCCAAAGCTGCTTCACAGCAAAAGAATATACAAGGCCTGAGGTAAAGGCGGAAAACCTGTACCGCGAACAGGCTGTAGCGCAGGATAGCGCATCACTGGCCGACATTAGCTGGGACAAACTGTTTACCGACCCGATTTTGCAGCAGCACATCAGTACAGGCCTGCAAAAGAATTTTGACATCCGTATCGCGATGCAGAACATAACTATTGCCAATAGCAGCCTGAGGCAGGCAAAGGCGGCCTACTTCCCTACTGTAAATGCCGGAGCCGACTGGACACACCAGGAACTGTCTAAAAACAGCCAGCTGGGAGCGCTTTTCAGCAGTGCATCCGGTGGCGGCAGGGTAAATGTTGATCAATACCAGCTAACCGCCACATTGGGTTGGGAAGCTGACATATGGGGGCGCATACGCAGTGGGAAGCGCGCGGCAAATGCAGCATACCTGCAAAGCATTGCAGCCAACCAGGCAGTAAAGACAGAGGTAATCACCAACATTGCTGCGGCCTATTACCAGCTGCTTTCGCTTGATGCACAGCTGAAAGTTACAGAGGCTACCCTTGTAAACCGCAACGAAAGCGTAGATGCGATAAAGGCTTTGAAAGATGCCGGTACCGTGAATGAAGTAGGCGTAAAGCAAACCGAAGCGCAGAAGTATGCTACTGAAATTATCATTGAAGACCTGAAGAACAATATCACGCTGATGGAAAACTACATCAGTATACTTACAGGTGAATCGCCGCACGCTATTGCACGCAGTACTTTTGACGCACAGGTCCCTAACCCGGAGATTAAGACAGGCTTTTCTGCTTCATTGCTTAAAAACAGGCCAGATGTTGTAGCTGCCGAATATGAGATGATAAACAGGTTTGAACTAAAGAACGTAGCCCGCGCCGCATTTTACCCAACGTTAAGGCTTACAGCCACAGGTGGTTTGCAGACAATTGACATCAAAGAATGGTTCAGCGTGAACTCAATATTTGCCAATATAGTTACAGGTATTGCCCAGCCAATATTTAACCAAAGGCAGATACGCACACGTTATGAAATTGCCGAAGCTGAGCGCATGCAGGCTTACATACAGTTTGAGCAGGCGCTTGTAAATGCAGGCCGTGAGGTGAGCGATGCTTTGGCTAACTATAACAATGAGACAAAGAAAATTACCATACGTGAAAACCAGGTTGATGCCCTTAAAAAAGCAGCAGGCTATAGCGATGAATTACTTACTTACGGTATGGTAAATTATCTTGAAGTACTTGTAGCTAAAGATGATGCCCTTAATGCCGAACTGAGCCTTATTGATAACAGGTACAGGCAGTTTGAAGCAATCATCAACCTTTATAAAGCCTTAGGCGGCGGCTGGAGATAA
- a CDS encoding arsenate reductase family protein: MKAIFYLKTCDTCRKILAQLPNTENFKLREIKSQPMTEAELTEMHRLAGSYEALFSRKATLYKERGLKDKALTENDYRNLILEHYTFLSRPVIVDGDSIFIGNNKKVVEAAVEHLQQNTA; the protein is encoded by the coding sequence ATGAAAGCAATATTCTACCTCAAAACCTGCGACACCTGCCGTAAGATACTGGCCCAACTTCCGAACACAGAAAATTTTAAGCTTCGGGAAATCAAATCCCAACCTATGACTGAAGCTGAACTTACCGAAATGCACCGGCTCGCCGGCAGCTACGAAGCACTGTTTAGCAGGAAGGCAACGCTGTATAAAGAGCGCGGGCTTAAAGACAAGGCGCTTACCGAAAATGATTATAGAAACCTGATCCTGGAACACTATACCTTTTTGAGCCGCCCTGTTATTGTTGATGGTGATTCAATTTTCATCGGTAATAATAAAAAAGTGGTTGAGGCGGCTGTTGAGCATCTGCAACAAAATACTGCGTAA